Proteins found in one Bremerella volcania genomic segment:
- a CDS encoding family 16 glycoside hydrolase, which yields MLRLIVFAAVVCCVAPAFGEAPAAPETRLCKPGKLVAFEKFDKPNVMVAKGKVEAGQWRDGLGDWKTVDGAAYAIQEAPSDRRPNGHEAVCEYVTDMGDFVLTAEFKMKEAPQVAFVFRDTNQPNLHQGRVMIKPDAFWIQKMTGISKETRREELKRVKHDVDPDKWHTITIEVCGDRMRAVLDGQEIEAAHQRFLDRKGRIGFVARGEGALFRNVAIWEAAAK from the coding sequence ATGCTCCGCTTGATTGTTTTCGCTGCCGTTGTCTGTTGTGTGGCTCCTGCATTTGGTGAAGCCCCGGCGGCTCCTGAGACCAGGCTATGTAAGCCTGGTAAATTGGTCGCATTTGAAAAGTTCGACAAGCCGAACGTCATGGTCGCCAAAGGGAAGGTCGAAGCTGGCCAGTGGCGCGATGGCCTGGGAGATTGGAAGACGGTTGACGGCGCCGCGTACGCGATTCAGGAAGCCCCCAGTGACCGGCGCCCCAACGGCCACGAGGCCGTGTGCGAATACGTGACTGACATGGGGGACTTCGTGCTGACCGCCGAGTTCAAAATGAAAGAGGCTCCGCAGGTTGCGTTCGTCTTTCGCGATACCAATCAACCGAACCTGCACCAAGGCCGCGTGATGATCAAGCCGGACGCGTTTTGGATTCAAAAGATGACCGGCATCTCGAAGGAAACCCGCCGGGAAGAGCTAAAGCGCGTCAAACACGACGTCGATCCCGACAAGTGGCACACGATCACCATCGAAGTGTGCGGCGATCGCATGCGAGCGGTGCTCGATGGCCAGGAAATCGAAGCCGCCCACCAGCGTTTTCTCGATCGCAAAGGGCGCATCGGGTTCGTTGCCCGCGGTGAAGGAGCCCTGTTCCGCAACGTGGCCATCTGGGAAGCGGCCGCGAAGTAA
- a CDS encoding FRG domain-containing protein produces MDEIRIDNMEALIHRLNESPNHFVFRGQADADWKLQSALERAIGKDWSKDRAKQFEDYSISLFQSKFHLYDKENIQPDSKLAWLSIMQHYGVPTRLVDFTESPYVALYFALESYAPHSMHDFSVFAIDYTATMESSLAEIKRQDSQFTETRETLHNKRDQVFENVVDRFSYDILWITEPKQMNTRLDRQAGSFILSGNGGSKIETVVESPAYENVTIEKLRIDHSLYQNVFALLRKMNITSKSLYGDLDGLARSIRMEMQVRAV; encoded by the coding sequence ATGGATGAGATTCGCATCGACAATATGGAAGCACTAATCCATCGCCTTAACGAATCTCCGAATCATTTCGTATTCCGGGGACAAGCCGACGCCGACTGGAAGCTCCAATCGGCGCTTGAGCGTGCGATTGGTAAGGACTGGTCCAAGGATAGAGCCAAGCAATTTGAGGACTACTCTATCTCGCTTTTCCAATCAAAGTTTCACCTCTACGACAAGGAGAATATTCAGCCAGACTCCAAGCTTGCCTGGCTTTCTATAATGCAGCACTACGGTGTTCCGACTCGACTAGTCGATTTTACTGAGAGTCCTTATGTCGCGTTGTACTTTGCACTGGAGAGCTACGCACCACATAGTATGCACGACTTCTCTGTCTTTGCGATCGACTATACAGCAACTATGGAAAGCTCTCTCGCTGAAATAAAACGACAAGACAGCCAGTTTACGGAGACTAGGGAAACGCTTCATAACAAACGTGATCAAGTTTTTGAGAATGTAGTCGACCGTTTTTCCTACGATATTCTTTGGATTACTGAACCTAAGCAAATGAATACAAGACTCGACCGCCAAGCAGGTTCATTCATCTTGTCTGGAAACGGGGGGTCGAAAATAGAGACAGTTGTTGAGTCGCCTGCATACGAGAACGTAACAATCGAAAAACTACGCATCGACCATTCTTTGTACCAAAACGTATTTGCGTTGCTAAGAAAGATGAACATTACCAGCAAGAGCCTCTATGGCGATCTTGATGGACTCGCCCGTTCCATCCGAATGGAAATGCAAGTACGTGCTGTCTAG
- the epmA gene encoding EF-P lysine aminoacylase EpmA: MANETWRPSASIDNLKRRHEITQAVRAFFLALGFWEVETPLLSRDTVVDTHLDPVPVSLSWDPARPSEGEPYYLQTSPEFAMKRLVAAGAEAIFQITKAFRLAEAGSQHNVEFTLIEWYRVGDDLQAGMRLLSDLAVAILQRGPAEMISYTKLFQTHLSIDPLTATSQQLRAVAEKHHVSVPASFMSDDVDGLLELLLSELIQPKLGFQQPVILYHYPASQAALARLDEADPRVACRFELLVDGMELANGYDELLDAELLVERNRANNAARQTLGKPQLPESSQLIEAMRAGLPACSGCALGLDRLVMAAIGAKSIDEVIPFPTRQA; the protein is encoded by the coding sequence ATGGCCAACGAAACCTGGCGTCCTTCGGCGTCGATCGACAATTTGAAACGGCGGCACGAGATCACCCAGGCAGTGCGGGCCTTTTTTCTCGCGCTGGGGTTCTGGGAAGTCGAGACGCCGTTGCTTTCGCGGGATACAGTCGTCGATACGCATCTCGATCCCGTGCCGGTTTCGCTCTCCTGGGATCCGGCCAGGCCAAGCGAAGGAGAGCCGTACTACCTGCAGACTTCGCCGGAGTTCGCCATGAAGCGGTTAGTGGCGGCCGGAGCGGAGGCCATTTTTCAGATCACCAAGGCGTTTCGCCTGGCCGAGGCGGGCTCGCAGCATAACGTCGAGTTCACGCTGATCGAGTGGTACCGCGTCGGTGACGACCTGCAGGCCGGGATGCGGCTGCTTTCCGACTTGGCGGTCGCGATCCTCCAGCGTGGGCCAGCGGAGATGATCAGCTACACGAAGCTGTTTCAAACGCACCTCAGCATCGACCCGCTGACGGCAACCTCGCAGCAGCTTCGAGCCGTCGCGGAAAAGCACCACGTCAGTGTGCCGGCGTCATTCATGAGTGACGACGTCGACGGCTTGTTGGAACTACTTCTTTCCGAGCTGATCCAGCCCAAGCTTGGTTTCCAGCAGCCAGTGATTTTGTATCACTACCCCGCCTCGCAAGCGGCCCTGGCTCGGCTGGACGAAGCCGATCCGAGGGTAGCGTGTCGTTTCGAACTGCTGGTCGACGGGATGGAGTTGGCCAATGGCTACGACGAACTGCTAGACGCCGAGCTCCTGGTCGAGCGAAATCGGGCGAATAACGCGGCTCGCCAGACCCTGGGCAAACCGCAGCTGCCGGAGAGTAGCCAGCTGATCGAGGCCATGCGCGCCGGGCTGCCAGCATGCAGTGGGTGCGCGTTGGGACTCGATCGCCTGGTGATGGCGGCCATCGGCGCGAAGTCAATCGACGAGGTGATCCCGTTTCCGACACGACAGGCGTGA
- a CDS encoding MOSC domain-containing protein, translating to MPQKYGSEEATDPMDKTWETGFFKKPVSISVRLNRLGFEGDGVADTVHHGGVDKAVLCYSAEHYPVWRNEFQRMEAVSERLSIEDFGNGAFGENLTVSGLSEENVCLGDVYEVGSAKVQVSQPRQPCWKLGRRWRLKQLTALAVSTGRMGWYVRVIEEGAVSAGQEMKLIERPLPDWPIARLNELFYHDRSNLKDAQAMADCVVLAESWRSEFRKRIEKSAG from the coding sequence ATGCCCCAGAAATATGGCAGCGAGGAAGCGACCGATCCGATGGATAAGACCTGGGAGACGGGCTTTTTTAAGAAGCCTGTCTCCATCTCAGTTCGTTTAAATCGCTTGGGCTTCGAGGGGGATGGCGTCGCCGATACCGTCCATCATGGGGGAGTGGATAAAGCCGTTCTGTGTTACTCGGCCGAACATTACCCTGTTTGGCGAAATGAATTCCAACGGATGGAGGCCGTTTCCGAGCGTCTCTCGATTGAGGACTTCGGTAACGGGGCGTTTGGCGAGAACCTGACGGTCAGCGGGCTTTCGGAAGAAAACGTCTGCCTGGGGGACGTTTATGAAGTGGGAAGCGCGAAAGTCCAAGTCTCGCAGCCGCGCCAACCTTGCTGGAAGCTAGGACGACGCTGGCGTCTGAAGCAATTAACCGCCCTTGCCGTATCGACCGGACGGATGGGCTGGTATGTGCGCGTGATCGAAGAAGGGGCCGTTTCTGCCGGCCAGGAAATGAAGTTGATCGAGCGACCACTTCCTGATTGGCCGATTGCTCGGCTGAACGAGCTGTTCTACCACGATCGAAGCAACCTGAAAGACGCCCAGGCGATGGCCGATTGCGTGGTATTAGCCGAATCGTGGCGGAGTGAATTTCGAAAGCGAATCGAAAAATCCGCGGGCTAG
- a CDS encoding ISAs1 family transposase, whose amino-acid sequence MSSRSPVSLQECFADLTDPRTRKVTYPLTNIVTIALCAVMSGADDFVAIADWAEMKKEWLGKFLDLSSGIPSHDRFNAILASLNPAEFEKCLLTWITALHEITDGQIIAIDGKTLRRSFDKASSKAAIHMVSAWATANHVSLGQVVTDAKSNEITAIPKLLEIVEVSGSLVTIDAQGCQQDIAQKIVDQGADYCLAVKRNQPTLHDSIEDFFVAQQESNFKRAKVHRHETHEKGHGREESRSYYICPVNDEIITRDRWSNLRAIGMTINIVKQGGNETSEVRYYILSKYLSGKRFAEAVRGHWGIENSLHWQLDVTFGEDQSRIRKGHADANFSLLRRTSLSLLKNNKTAKVGVKNKRLKCGWGDDYRMEVLLGR is encoded by the coding sequence ATGTCGTCACGTTCGCCTGTTTCCCTTCAAGAGTGCTTTGCCGATCTGACCGATCCGCGGACTCGCAAGGTGACTTATCCGTTAACGAATATCGTGACCATCGCGCTGTGTGCGGTGATGAGTGGGGCGGATGATTTTGTGGCTATCGCCGACTGGGCCGAGATGAAGAAGGAGTGGCTGGGTAAGTTCCTTGATTTGAGTTCCGGCATCCCTTCGCACGATCGCTTTAATGCGATCTTGGCTTCGCTGAATCCGGCTGAGTTTGAGAAGTGTTTGCTGACTTGGATCACCGCCTTACACGAAATCACCGACGGGCAGATCATCGCGATTGACGGCAAGACGCTGCGGCGGAGTTTCGACAAGGCCAGCAGCAAGGCGGCCATTCACATGGTCAGTGCCTGGGCGACTGCCAATCATGTGAGTCTCGGCCAGGTAGTAACCGACGCGAAGAGCAACGAGATCACCGCCATTCCCAAACTGCTTGAAATCGTCGAGGTTTCCGGCAGTTTAGTGACGATTGACGCTCAAGGTTGCCAACAGGACATCGCTCAGAAGATCGTCGACCAGGGAGCCGATTATTGCCTGGCCGTGAAGCGCAATCAGCCGACCCTCCACGATTCGATCGAAGATTTTTTTGTCGCGCAGCAGGAAAGCAATTTCAAGCGAGCCAAAGTACACCGTCACGAAACGCACGAGAAAGGGCATGGTCGCGAGGAGTCGCGTTCCTATTATATCTGCCCTGTGAACGACGAGATCATCACACGAGATCGTTGGTCGAACTTGAGGGCGATCGGGATGACGATCAATATCGTGAAGCAAGGCGGGAACGAGACGAGCGAGGTGCGATACTATATCCTGAGCAAGTACCTTTCCGGCAAGCGTTTCGCCGAGGCCGTTCGCGGTCATTGGGGCATTGAAAACAGCCTGCACTGGCAACTGGACGTGACGTTCGGTGAAGATCAATCTCGCATCCGCAAAGGGCACGCCGACGCCAACTTTAGCCTGCTACGAAGGACGAGCCTGAGCCTGCTGAAGAACAACAAGACAGCCAAGGTCGGCGTGAAGAACAAACGATTAAAATGCGGCTGGGGCGATGACTACCGCATGGAAGTCCTGCTGGGACGGTGA
- a CDS encoding WD40 repeat domain-containing protein, with protein MIRTLTIFFVLLLLPGRYALAQMSASPWIMSSDINIPADQQAQVTMGPPGCPVIVVNRQAWHIKSKKVVQTIQDGWEIGDYRCLSANGKYFAAFEGGHFDRGKDINVWNLVTGEIVATIPGKSSSIYPVMKIMYNRYLLAAPDTGEQLTIWDLEQNKKTRDVFVRTQDVNEGQLTVSPDGKYLALCEGDKVSVMTLADGRYAGNLAAPLRDPTSSTGWTVGARDIKDLEFSPDGQEMAALYSSFSKQRLVVWNGQGQITHDIPLNIPYGRLNAYSLSWLPDQKGWIVDGNVIDRETKKITVQFKRPRNDKDEIAVLDTYFLMGRFGEEAESITMIGLPWESIDSSLEAMNTVDNAILGPGVKLSLYVYMRGQRGESIDKARAAVGDAIVARMKADKMLYAADQEVYFRFNAEPASPEHQYGQLKLELLMKGSDDPIWAHTISSRAATGFLQGLDKGDISDAAASSVVQEISQVQIPYFMPRTADFLPLPFVVQ; from the coding sequence ATGATTCGAACCCTTACGATTTTCTTCGTTCTGCTACTGCTTCCCGGGCGCTATGCACTCGCCCAGATGAGCGCCTCGCCGTGGATCATGTCCTCGGACATTAACATCCCCGCCGATCAACAAGCCCAAGTCACCATGGGACCGCCTGGCTGCCCGGTGATCGTGGTCAATCGTCAGGCCTGGCACATCAAATCGAAGAAGGTCGTGCAGACGATCCAGGATGGCTGGGAGATCGGCGACTACCGCTGCTTGAGCGCCAACGGCAAGTACTTCGCCGCGTTCGAAGGTGGCCATTTCGATCGCGGGAAAGACATCAACGTCTGGAATCTGGTGACCGGCGAGATCGTCGCCACGATCCCAGGCAAGTCGAGCAGCATCTACCCGGTGATGAAGATCATGTACAACCGCTATCTTTTGGCGGCCCCCGATACCGGCGAGCAACTGACGATCTGGGACTTGGAACAAAACAAGAAGACGCGCGACGTCTTCGTACGAACGCAAGACGTCAACGAAGGGCAGCTGACCGTTTCCCCCGACGGCAAGTACCTGGCACTGTGCGAAGGGGACAAGGTCTCGGTCATGACCCTGGCCGATGGCCGCTACGCCGGCAACCTGGCAGCCCCCCTGCGTGATCCGACCAGCAGCACCGGTTGGACCGTCGGTGCTCGCGACATCAAAGACCTCGAGTTCTCGCCCGATGGACAAGAGATGGCGGCGCTCTACAGCAGCTTCAGCAAGCAGCGACTGGTGGTTTGGAACGGCCAGGGGCAAATCACCCATGACATCCCGCTGAACATTCCATACGGCCGCTTGAACGCTTACAGCCTGTCGTGGCTGCCCGATCAAAAAGGATGGATCGTCGACGGCAACGTCATCGATCGCGAAACCAAGAAGATCACCGTTCAGTTCAAACGCCCCCGCAACGACAAAGACGAGATCGCCGTGCTCGACACGTACTTCCTGATGGGGCGTTTCGGAGAAGAGGCCGAATCGATCACCATGATCGGTCTTCCGTGGGAATCGATCGACAGTTCGCTGGAAGCCATGAACACGGTCGACAATGCGATCCTCGGCCCTGGCGTGAAGCTTTCGCTGTACGTCTACATGCGAGGCCAGCGCGGCGAGTCGATCGACAAAGCCAGGGCAGCCGTCGGCGATGCGATTGTCGCCCGCATGAAAGCCGACAAGATGCTCTACGCCGCCGACCAGGAGGTCTACTTCCGCTTCAACGCCGAGCCTGCCTCCCCCGAGCATCAGTACGGCCAGCTGAAACTGGAACTGCTGATGAAGGGCTCTGACGATCCGATCTGGGCTCATACGATCTCCTCGCGAGCCGCGACCGGCTTCCTGCAAGGTCTCGACAAGGGGGACATCTCCGACGCCGCGGCTTCGTCCGTCGTGCAGGAAATCAGCCAGGTACAGATCCCCTACTTCATGCCCCGCACGGCTGACTTCCTACCACTGCCTTTTGTGGTGCAGTAG
- a CDS encoding DUF2750 domain-containing protein, whose amino-acid sequence MSSGKFAGAVDLSGPDRLQMFIHKVSDSQEMWGLYVDGWAEATDKDGKKGLVVWPDEPHARLCATDKWRLHSPKMIKLSSFNERWVDKLVRMRLKVAVFPTPFDGPVFVDPVTLRAELL is encoded by the coding sequence ATGTCCTCAGGCAAGTTTGCCGGAGCGGTCGACTTAAGCGGTCCTGATCGACTGCAAATGTTCATTCACAAGGTGAGCGATTCTCAAGAGATGTGGGGCCTGTACGTCGACGGCTGGGCCGAAGCAACCGACAAAGACGGCAAGAAGGGCTTGGTCGTCTGGCCCGATGAACCACATGCCCGCCTTTGCGCTACCGATAAATGGCGACTACACTCCCCTAAGATGATCAAACTCTCCAGCTTCAACGAACGCTGGGTCGATAAGCTCGTCCGCATGCGGCTGAAAGTGGCCGTCTTCCCTACCCCATTCGATGGGCCGGTCTTCGTCGATCCGGTGACCTTGCGAGCGGAACTTCTATAA
- a CDS encoding NRDE family protein: MCLLAIQYRSVPEAPILVAANREEFYDRPTLAPSIQSGKPRALCGIDQQAGGTWLGVNQHGLVVGCTNRRKMKRPPVPRSRGLLCRELLRASSAQAAVEVAMEGLMSEQYDGVNFVMADADSGWVVHGGDDVNAQRLEEGLNLIGGHDLNDSRDERVQLAHRLMTLQTLDSAVKFLAVSSKVFARPPAAQGRPGMVIEGKEWGTVSSTLISLGKKPRDAIFQYTEGPPTKVGYEDYSPLLRDILSRGLREARASRAEA; this comes from the coding sequence ATGTGCCTATTGGCAATCCAATACCGAAGCGTTCCTGAGGCTCCGATTCTTGTCGCGGCTAATCGGGAAGAATTTTACGATCGTCCCACGCTGGCTCCCTCGATTCAATCCGGGAAGCCGCGAGCGTTGTGCGGAATTGATCAGCAGGCTGGGGGAACCTGGCTTGGCGTCAATCAGCACGGCCTCGTTGTCGGATGCACCAACCGCCGCAAGATGAAGCGTCCACCGGTACCTCGTTCGCGGGGACTTTTGTGCCGCGAACTGCTTAGGGCCAGCAGTGCTCAGGCAGCCGTGGAAGTGGCGATGGAAGGGCTGATGTCCGAGCAGTACGACGGCGTCAACTTCGTCATGGCTGACGCCGACAGCGGTTGGGTCGTGCATGGCGGCGACGACGTCAACGCTCAGCGTCTGGAAGAAGGCCTGAACCTGATCGGCGGCCACGACCTGAACGATTCGCGAGACGAACGCGTTCAGTTGGCTCATCGCCTGATGACCCTGCAAACGCTCGATTCGGCCGTGAAGTTCCTGGCCGTTTCCAGCAAGGTCTTTGCCCGTCCGCCAGCGGCTCAAGGTCGTCCTGGCATGGTGATCGAAGGGAAGGAATGGGGTACGGTCAGCAGCACGCTAATCTCGCTGGGCAAAAAGCCTCGTGACGCCATCTTCCAATACACCGAAGGCCCTCCGACCAAGGTTGGCTACGAAGATTACTCGCCGCTGCTCAGAGACATCCTCAGCCGCGGTCTCCGCGAAGCCCGAGCTTCCCGAGCCGAAGCCTAG
- a CDS encoding DUF1559 family PulG-like putative transporter: MTSNHLLAKPRPAFTLVELLVVIAIIGILVGLVLPAVASARASARRMECQSNLKQIGIGMVNFAGIDKGRRLASGGFSWKRDGAVTEVGWVADMVNSNIGVGDMLCASNNSQISDTYEDLLSQTNVTKTGTAPNDYAAFADPEGDSLGSLTVALESGLAGKNPCREICETAGLQTPGDDRDNHVKTKIYDKLYNTNYTAHWFLIRSRVRMSYDSSTRRATGNLVTTTGTNPLVSLAATHGPLTTAMVDNSATSSSLIPLLGDGLSGGGGLLSRGLSGSVSAGDPMVPFCTWGPRVSASPSDTIAGWTPTTLLQPPTFSSVSEAVWKEAWWEGCRQDLRQFGANHGDVCNVLMADGSVRSLTDSDGDGYLNPGFIAGEDYLVGYERDTEAEVPETECYSRWDLKPLKFK; encoded by the coding sequence ATGACATCGAACCATTTGCTTGCTAAACCGCGACCTGCATTCACGCTCGTCGAACTGTTGGTCGTGATCGCGATCATCGGAATTCTTGTCGGCCTGGTTCTGCCTGCGGTTGCCAGCGCTCGGGCCTCGGCACGGCGGATGGAATGCCAGTCGAACCTGAAGCAAATCGGCATCGGCATGGTCAACTTCGCCGGTATCGATAAGGGACGACGCCTGGCTTCGGGCGGATTCAGCTGGAAGCGCGATGGAGCGGTCACCGAAGTGGGCTGGGTCGCCGACATGGTCAATTCCAATATTGGCGTTGGTGACATGCTGTGCGCCTCGAACAACTCCCAAATCTCCGACACCTACGAAGACCTGCTGTCACAAACCAACGTCACCAAAACGGGAACGGCGCCCAACGATTACGCGGCCTTTGCTGACCCCGAAGGGGATTCGCTCGGATCTTTGACCGTCGCGCTCGAAAGCGGCCTGGCCGGCAAGAACCCCTGCCGCGAGATCTGTGAAACGGCTGGCCTGCAGACTCCGGGTGACGATCGTGACAATCATGTCAAGACGAAGATTTACGACAAGCTCTATAACACGAATTACACTGCCCATTGGTTCCTGATCCGGTCGCGAGTCCGCATGTCGTATGACAGCTCCACGCGTCGCGCAACGGGCAACCTGGTCACCACCACCGGCACCAACCCTCTGGTATCGCTCGCGGCAACCCATGGCCCGCTAACCACGGCAATGGTCGACAACTCGGCCACTTCCTCAAGCTTGATTCCCCTCCTGGGAGACGGCCTCTCGGGCGGTGGCGGGCTGCTATCACGCGGTCTGTCCGGCAGCGTGAGTGCAGGTGATCCGATGGTTCCCTTCTGCACCTGGGGCCCCCGGGTTTCGGCCAGTCCCAGTGACACCATCGCCGGCTGGACACCCACCACCCTACTTCAGCCACCAACCTTCTCGAGCGTAAGCGAGGCGGTCTGGAAGGAAGCATGGTGGGAAGGATGCCGTCAGGACCTGCGTCAGTTTGGCGCCAATCATGGCGACGTCTGCAATGTCCTGATGGCCGACGGAAGCGTCCGCTCGCTCACCGATAGCGATGGGGATGGGTATCTGAACCCAGGCTTTATCGCCGGCGAAGATTACCTGGTCGGCTACGAACGCGACACCGAGGCGGAAGTCCCCGAAACCGAGTGTTATTCGCGGTGGGATCTGAAACCGCTGAAGTTCAAATAG
- a CDS encoding flagellar basal body L-ring protein FlgH — MMLRMSLVTCAVLLLAALGCTSEPTPPAPAGGGSAASPKPTGGAAAPKVSLAPAGEATPPLDGGRVQSNMPQGWKFLPRSNDYLFAAYYEDKGGIPRLVLRESDAGGLPETTSADSAKQLVAKITEEVGADKDAAMTVVNIGNNWFVRYEKAMKFRSLAASGVFLETVRSGKRFSIELLTYSVDKEKFLPGLYRFAADLKVEATEEPEAPKEEVEAPSESTEPTEEKPSEASPEDVPAPEAGSSEE; from the coding sequence ATGATGCTGCGAATGAGTCTCGTAACTTGCGCCGTACTTCTGCTTGCGGCGTTGGGATGCACCAGTGAACCCACACCACCCGCCCCTGCAGGCGGCGGTAGTGCCGCTTCACCAAAGCCGACCGGTGGGGCGGCGGCGCCGAAGGTTTCGCTGGCTCCGGCCGGCGAGGCGACTCCTCCGCTGGATGGTGGCCGCGTTCAGTCGAACATGCCCCAGGGATGGAAATTCCTGCCGCGCTCCAACGACTATCTTTTTGCGGCCTATTACGAAGACAAGGGAGGCATCCCTCGGCTTGTGCTGCGAGAATCCGACGCCGGCGGCCTGCCGGAAACGACCTCCGCTGACTCGGCGAAGCAACTGGTTGCCAAGATCACCGAGGAAGTCGGTGCCGACAAAGATGCCGCCATGACGGTGGTCAATATCGGCAACAACTGGTTCGTCCGCTACGAGAAGGCGATGAAGTTCCGCAGTCTCGCGGCCAGCGGGGTCTTTCTGGAAACGGTTCGCTCCGGCAAACGGTTTTCGATCGAGCTTCTGACCTACAGCGTCGACAAAGAAAAGTTCCTGCCAGGCCTCTATCGCTTTGCCGCCGATTTGAAGGTGGAAGCAACGGAAGAGCCGGAAGCTCCTAAGGAGGAAGTTGAGGCTCCGAGTGAGTCAACGGAACCGACAGAAGAAAAGCCCAGCGAGGCTTCCCCTGAGGATGTTCCTGCACCCGAAGCAGGTTCAAGCGAAGAGTAA
- the rlmN gene encoding 23S rRNA (adenine(2503)-C(2))-methyltransferase RlmN yields the protein MIDLVEQIVRHQLEDTVKELGQPKFRAKQLREWIVQNRVDSFEEMTNLPKAFREKLAESCRIWTTTIAKHTTADDGTEKLLVQLHDGGRIECVLLRDGDRRTICISSQVGCAMGCVFCASGLDGVERNLTAGEIAEQMLRLQMLLPEEERLSHIVVMGMGEPLANIDRLLPALNLASSEDGLGISARRITISTVGLPPAIDKLSKLDTRYHLAVSLHAPNDELRTQIVPVNKTIGIQKILDAADHYFEVSGRRLTFEYVLLSELNDRPEHAQQLAKLLKGRPALLNVIPYNPVPGLPYETPTVQAQQRFREILESHGITVKFRHRKGDKINAACGQLRRLSKENLVPLEGSAPT from the coding sequence ATGATCGATCTCGTAGAGCAAATCGTCCGTCATCAACTGGAAGACACCGTCAAAGAACTCGGGCAACCGAAGTTCCGCGCTAAGCAGCTGCGCGAGTGGATCGTGCAGAATCGGGTCGATTCGTTCGAAGAGATGACCAACCTCCCTAAGGCGTTTCGAGAGAAGCTGGCCGAGTCGTGCCGAATCTGGACGACCACCATCGCCAAGCACACCACGGCGGACGATGGAACGGAGAAGCTGCTGGTCCAGCTGCATGACGGCGGACGCATTGAATGCGTTTTGCTGCGGGACGGCGATCGGCGAACGATCTGCATCAGTTCTCAGGTCGGCTGCGCGATGGGGTGTGTCTTCTGCGCTTCGGGCCTCGATGGCGTCGAGCGAAATCTGACTGCCGGCGAGATCGCCGAACAGATGCTACGGCTGCAGATGCTGCTGCCCGAAGAAGAACGCCTGAGCCACATCGTAGTGATGGGGATGGGCGAACCGCTGGCGAACATCGATCGCTTGCTGCCAGCTTTGAATCTGGCATCGTCGGAAGATGGCCTGGGCATCAGTGCCCGGCGCATCACGATCAGCACCGTCGGCCTGCCACCGGCGATCGACAAGCTTTCCAAGCTCGATACGCGGTATCACCTGGCCGTTTCGCTGCACGCCCCCAACGACGAACTGCGAACGCAGATCGTGCCGGTCAACAAGACGATTGGCATCCAGAAGATTTTGGACGCCGCGGATCACTACTTCGAGGTAAGTGGACGACGGCTCACGTTCGAGTACGTACTGCTTTCCGAGTTGAACGATCGCCCGGAGCACGCCCAGCAGTTGGCCAAGCTTCTCAAAGGCCGCCCTGCCCTGTTGAACGTGATCCCTTACAACCCCGTTCCCGGCTTGCCCTACGAAACGCCCACCGTCCAGGCTCAGCAGCGTTTTCGTGAGATCCTGGAAAGCCACGGCATCACCGTGAAGTTCCGCCACCGCAAAGGGGACAAGATCAACGCGGCGTGCGGTCAACTGCGGCGACTCTCGAAAGAGAATCTGGTTCCGTTGGAAGGATCCGCTCCAACCTGA